In Zea mays cultivar B73 chromosome 7, Zm-B73-REFERENCE-NAM-5.0, whole genome shotgun sequence, the following proteins share a genomic window:
- the LOC542735 gene encoding cinnamoyl CoA reductase 2, translating into MPTAEATTPVPPELSSGQGRTVCVTGAGGFIASWLVKRLLEKGYTVRGTVRNPVDPKNDHLRSLDGADDRLVLLRADLLDPESLAEAFSGCDGVFHAASPVTDDPEMMIEPAIRGTRYVMAAAADAGVKRVVFTSSIGTVYMNPYRDPSKPVDDTCWSDLEYCKNTQNWYCYAKTVAEQGAWEVARKRGLDLVVVNPVLVLGPLLQPTVNASTDHVMKYLTGSATTYVNAAQAYVHVRDVAEAHVRVYEAPHAHGRYICAESTLHRGDLCRVLAKLFPEYPVPTKCKDQVNPPVVGYKFTNQRLKDLGMDFVPVLQCLYETVTSLQEKGMLPVLPTKHDHA; encoded by the exons ATGCCAACAGCAGAGGCGACGACGCCCGTGCCGCCGGAGCTGTCCTCCGGGCAAGGGCGGACGGTTTGCGTGACCGGAGCTGGAGGGTTCATTGCCTCCTGGCTCGTCAAGCGCCTCCTGGAGAAGGGCTACACAGTCCGCGGCACGGTCAGGAACCCTG tggatccaaagaacgaCCACCTGAGGTCCCTTGACGGCGCCGACGACCGCCTCGTCCTCCTCCGCGCCGACCTGCTGGACCCAGAGAGCCTTGCCGAGGCCTTCTCCGGCTGTGACGGCGTCTTCCACGCCGCCTCCCCGGTCACCGATGACCCT gagatgatgatcgagccagcGATCCGGGGCACGCGCTACGTGATGGCGGCGGCGGCAGACGCCGGAGTGAAGCGCGTCGTGTTCACGTCCTCCATCGGCACCGTGTACATGAACCCCTACCGTGACCCCAGCAAGCCTGTGGACGACACCTGCTGGAGCGACCTCGAGTATTGCAAGAACACCCAG AACTGGTACTGCTACGCCAAGACGGTGGCGGAGCAGGGCGCGTGGGAGGTGGCGCGGAAGCGAGGGCTGGACCTGGTGGTGGTGAACCCGGTGCTGGTGCTGGGCCCGCTGCTGCAGCCGACGGTGAACGCCAGCACGGACCACGTGATGAAGTACCTGACGGGGTCGGCCACGACCTACGTGAACGCGGCGCAGGCGTACGTGCACGTCAGGGACGTGGCCGAGGCGCACGTCCGGGTGTACGAGGCGCCCCACGCGCACGGCCGCTACATCTGCGCCGAGAGCACCCTGCACCGCGGCGACCTCTGCCGCGTCCTCGCCAAGCTCTTCCCGGAGTACCCCGTACCCACCAAGTGCAAGGACCAGGTTAACCCTCCGGTGGTAGGATACAAGTTCACCAACCAGCGCCTCAAGGATCTGGGGATGGACTTCGTGCCGGTCCTCCAGTGCCTCTACGAGACGGTCACCAGCCTCCAGGAGAAAGGCATGCTGCCCGTGCTTCCGACAAAACACGACCATGCATGA